In Amycolatopsis coloradensis, one genomic interval encodes:
- a CDS encoding helix-turn-helix transcriptional regulator: MSPYQTFAQKLSALIDSARAHEGAPHSYRELSAAIDRAGGPTMSPAYLQQLATGKRVNPKIHYVEALAKLFGVPITYFFEDQEPQPVGEAKLMAMRAQELSPQGRRQVMDLLELVERYERAERDQPDESR, from the coding sequence ATGTCGCCGTACCAGACCTTCGCCCAGAAACTGAGCGCGCTGATCGATTCGGCACGCGCACACGAAGGCGCCCCGCACAGCTATCGCGAGCTGTCCGCGGCGATCGATCGCGCCGGCGGGCCCACCATGTCGCCCGCGTACCTCCAGCAGCTCGCCACGGGCAAGCGCGTCAACCCGAAGATCCACTACGTCGAGGCGCTGGCGAAGCTGTTCGGGGTTCCGATCACCTACTTCTTCGAAGACCAGGAACCGCAGCCCGTCGGAGAGGCGAAGCTCATGGCCATGCGCGCGCAGGAGCTTTCCCCGCAAGGCCGTCGCCAGGTCATGGACCTGCTGGAGCTCGTCGAGCGATACGAACGGGCCGAGCGCGACCAGCCGGACGAAAGCCGATGA
- a CDS encoding MAB_1171c family putative transporter: protein MNSLFSPLNVVAMVLFATALAWRIYQTYRAPRLLPNWAITITIVCVAGSFLAQQKVISGWLDGLTGKGTGRLVNNIMLAIGVCALLIVFLGSALGPRRPRRVLFELVPLSGAIALMLVAMALTPPEVRGLALSPKLVHVPGVALFYLGAGIYLIYGLAACAWWIFRYIRTADRHLKTGLKLSAAGLICLSVGSVFRALYIVIAWAFGPSVPLLLTVAVPLVILGIALFLAGITYPGVRARFAALRRRRQHRRHHDELTPLWTALAGIYPNIVLRTTPQGRWERWRPRTVHRRYYRRVIEIRDGLVQLSPYLETDLTALAADDPRAAAEALKTAIARQTAGEETDGRAKLVLPGGASDIESDVRPLLALSAAVSRSEA from the coding sequence GTGAACTCGCTGTTCTCTCCTCTCAACGTCGTGGCGATGGTGCTGTTCGCGACCGCGCTCGCCTGGCGGATCTACCAGACATACCGGGCGCCCCGGCTGCTGCCGAACTGGGCGATCACCATCACGATCGTCTGCGTCGCCGGATCCTTCCTCGCCCAGCAGAAGGTCATCTCCGGCTGGCTCGACGGCCTGACCGGCAAGGGCACGGGGCGCCTGGTCAACAACATCATGCTCGCCATCGGGGTATGCGCGCTGTTGATCGTTTTCCTCGGCTCCGCGCTGGGCCCGCGCAGGCCACGGCGCGTCCTGTTCGAGCTCGTCCCGCTGTCCGGCGCGATCGCGCTCATGCTGGTCGCGATGGCCCTCACCCCGCCGGAGGTACGCGGGCTCGCGCTGAGCCCGAAGCTCGTGCACGTGCCCGGGGTGGCGCTGTTCTACCTCGGCGCCGGGATCTACCTGATCTACGGCCTCGCCGCGTGCGCCTGGTGGATCTTCCGCTACATCCGCACCGCGGACCGCCATCTGAAGACCGGGCTGAAACTCAGCGCCGCCGGGCTGATCTGCCTTTCCGTCGGCAGTGTGTTCCGCGCGCTCTACATCGTGATCGCGTGGGCGTTCGGACCGTCGGTCCCGCTTCTGCTCACCGTCGCCGTCCCGCTGGTGATCCTCGGGATCGCGCTCTTCCTCGCCGGGATCACCTATCCCGGCGTCCGCGCGCGGTTCGCCGCGCTGCGGCGCCGCCGCCAGCACCGGCGCCACCACGACGAGCTCACCCCGTTGTGGACCGCACTGGCCGGGATCTACCCGAACATCGTGCTCCGGACCACGCCGCAGGGCAGGTGGGAGCGGTGGCGCCCGCGCACGGTCCACCGCCGGTACTACCGCCGCGTGATCGAGATCCGGGACGGGCTCGTACAGCTGAGCCCCTATCTGGAAACCGACCTCACCGCGCTCGCCGCCGACGACCCGCGGGCGGCGGCGGAAGCGCTGAAGACGGCGATCGCCAGGCAGACCGCGGGCGAGGAGACCGACGGGCGGGCGAAGCTCGTGCTCCCGGGCGGCGCCTCCGACATCGAATCCGACGTGCGCCCCCTGCTCGCCCTGTCCGCCGCCGTCTCCAGGAGCGAAGCATGA
- a CDS encoding amidohydrolase family protein, translating into MTAQLLLTAGRVLPRPSTPVEDGAVLVEGGRILAAGPRAEVVAQASPDAERLGFPEATLLPGLFNAHVHLAFDASREMLPNFLASEDEALRAGAKERLGQLLRSGVTTVRDLGDRDALGARVRAELDAEGAAAPRLLTAGSPLTVLKGHCHFFGGEVADDDAIRALIDANAAAGADVIKVMASGGQITEGGADMWESQFDVRTLRLIVEHAARHGLPVAAHAHGSDAIEASVEAGVRTIEHCTWMTGPQRQDRREGVAKRMAAEGIAACSTSSRNWRMLAERMGEELARTVYGRLSWLEELGVPLLSGTDAGLPGSVFDDPVGALELYEWLGFGRRRILEIATEDSAAGLGLGDVTGRLAPGLSADVLAVDGDPLADLSALRNVRLVLSRGIRA; encoded by the coding sequence ATGACCGCACAACTGCTGCTGACGGCCGGCCGCGTCCTGCCGCGTCCGAGCACACCGGTCGAGGACGGCGCCGTGCTCGTGGAGGGCGGCCGGATTCTCGCGGCGGGCCCTCGAGCCGAGGTCGTGGCACAGGCGTCGCCGGACGCCGAAAGGCTCGGCTTCCCCGAAGCGACGCTGCTGCCCGGCCTGTTCAACGCCCACGTGCACCTGGCGTTCGACGCCTCCCGCGAGATGTTGCCGAACTTCCTGGCGAGCGAAGACGAAGCGCTGCGCGCAGGCGCCAAGGAACGCTTGGGACAGCTGCTGCGCAGCGGCGTCACGACGGTGCGGGATCTCGGCGATCGCGACGCGCTGGGCGCGCGGGTCCGGGCGGAACTCGACGCCGAAGGCGCCGCCGCTCCGCGCCTGCTGACCGCGGGGTCACCTCTGACCGTCCTCAAAGGACATTGCCATTTCTTCGGCGGCGAGGTCGCGGACGACGACGCGATCCGGGCCCTGATCGACGCCAACGCGGCCGCCGGCGCGGACGTGATCAAGGTGATGGCCAGCGGCGGCCAGATCACCGAGGGCGGCGCGGACATGTGGGAGTCCCAGTTCGACGTCCGGACGCTGCGCCTGATCGTCGAGCACGCGGCGCGCCACGGGCTCCCGGTCGCGGCGCACGCCCACGGCTCCGACGCGATCGAGGCATCGGTCGAAGCGGGTGTCCGGACGATCGAGCATTGCACGTGGATGACCGGGCCCCAGCGTCAGGACAGGCGCGAAGGCGTCGCCAAGCGCATGGCGGCCGAGGGTATCGCGGCGTGTTCGACGAGCAGCCGCAACTGGCGGATGCTGGCCGAGCGCATGGGCGAGGAGCTCGCGAGGACCGTCTACGGACGGCTGTCCTGGCTGGAGGAGCTGGGTGTCCCGCTGCTGTCGGGGACGGACGCCGGGCTGCCCGGTTCGGTCTTCGACGATCCCGTCGGCGCCCTCGAACTCTACGAATGGCTCGGTTTCGGCAGGCGCCGGATCCTCGAAATCGCGACCGAGGACTCCGCCGCCGGGCTCGGCCTCGGCGACGTCACCGGACGGCTCGCGCCCGGTCTGAGCGCCGACGTCCTGGCGGTCGACGGCGATCCGCTCGCCGATCTTTCCGCGCTCCGGAACGTTCGCCTGGTCCTTTCGCGGGGCATCCGAGCCTGA
- the hisS gene encoding histidine--tRNA ligase has product MPEYLPTAPAKGTRDFLPAEMSVRTQVFGHLYDVLELRGFLRYDGPILEPAEIYERKSGQEIADQQLYTLTTKGGERLALRPEMTPSVARMIAGNAKALQFPVRWYSHPNCHRYERPQRGRVREHWQINADIFGSDSANCEIEIFELVHDMMSALGATPDMFQVRANDRNLLSSALTDIVGVTAEQLPQVFTLVDRWEKSDRTKLSDTASEIGLTDKQFEKLTEILTSGAALLDELPDQVKENSNLVKVLNSGAADLITFDPMIVRGLAYYTSTVFEVFDTSPENRRALFGGGRYSDLASLFTSQQIPGIGFGMGDVTLIDFLDTHGLTPKPRSEVDVVVIPVTEELTDASREVAGRLRKAGLRTSTPVELRKLGKELTRADKAGARGVVIVGQEDWDAGNVTVRGLATREQQTVAVDGVVDAVTSLL; this is encoded by the coding sequence GTGCCTGAATACCTGCCGACAGCCCCCGCCAAGGGGACCCGCGACTTCCTGCCCGCCGAGATGTCCGTCCGGACGCAGGTGTTCGGCCATCTCTACGACGTGCTCGAACTGCGCGGTTTCCTCCGCTACGACGGGCCGATCCTCGAACCCGCCGAGATCTACGAGCGGAAATCCGGGCAGGAGATCGCGGACCAGCAGCTGTACACGCTGACCACCAAGGGCGGCGAGCGGCTGGCGCTGCGCCCGGAGATGACGCCGTCGGTCGCCAGGATGATCGCGGGCAACGCCAAAGCACTGCAGTTCCCGGTGCGCTGGTACAGCCACCCGAACTGCCACCGCTACGAGCGGCCGCAGCGTGGCCGGGTCCGTGAGCACTGGCAGATCAACGCGGACATCTTCGGTTCGGACAGCGCGAACTGCGAGATCGAGATCTTCGAGCTCGTCCACGACATGATGAGCGCGCTCGGCGCGACCCCGGACATGTTCCAGGTGCGGGCCAACGACCGGAACCTGCTCTCTTCGGCGCTCACCGACATCGTCGGCGTGACCGCGGAACAGCTGCCGCAGGTGTTCACCCTGGTGGACCGCTGGGAGAAGTCGGACCGGACGAAGCTGAGCGACACCGCGAGCGAGATCGGCCTGACCGACAAGCAGTTCGAGAAGCTGACCGAGATCCTGACCTCCGGCGCGGCCCTGCTCGACGAGCTGCCGGACCAGGTCAAGGAGAACTCGAACCTGGTCAAGGTGCTGAACAGCGGCGCCGCGGACCTGATCACGTTCGACCCGATGATCGTGCGCGGGCTCGCGTACTACACGTCGACCGTGTTCGAGGTCTTCGACACCTCTCCGGAGAACCGTCGCGCCCTCTTCGGCGGCGGCCGGTACAGCGACCTGGCGTCGCTGTTCACGTCGCAGCAGATCCCCGGGATCGGCTTCGGCATGGGCGACGTCACGCTGATCGACTTCCTCGACACGCACGGCCTCACCCCGAAGCCGCGCAGCGAGGTCGACGTCGTGGTGATCCCGGTGACCGAAGAACTCACCGACGCCTCGCGCGAGGTCGCGGGACGGCTTCGGAAGGCCGGACTGCGCACGTCCACGCCCGTCGAACTCCGCAAGCTGGGCAAGGAGCTCACCCGCGCGGACAAGGCCGGGGCGCGGGGCGTGGTGATCGTCGGCCAGGAAGACTGGGACGCCGGGAACGTGACGGTGCGCGGTCTCGCGACCCGCGAGCAGCAGACGGTGGCCGTCGACGGCGTGGTCGACGCGGTCACTTCTCTGCTCTGA